One stretch of Rosistilla oblonga DNA includes these proteins:
- a CDS encoding beta-ketoacyl-[acyl-carrier-protein] synthase family protein codes for MRDSVSPRRVVITGVGLISPLGNQVEAVWEALRDRKSGVDLLQALPSDAMSISCGAEARDFTGSISEFGPLDKQLQRAIKKGLKLMCREIEMGVAAAQLALHDSGLSSDVRDPDRTGVLYGSDYIMTLPEEFAAGIRKCQDAEGRFQFERWSELGLPEVNPLWLLKYLPNMPASHIAIYNDLRGANNSLTLREASPGAAIGEAVSTISRGIVDAMVVGATGTRINPFRTLHVVMQEVLAGGSENPAGLSRPFDKDRTGSVLGEGAGAFILEELEFAKARGAEILGEVVGFGSGTAGATAGPQFIQTAMANALRGAMRNSDTSVGHVNAHGIGTPDGDIQEAAAIVEVLGPDTPPVVAAKGNFGNLGAGGGMVEAIASIQALSEGSLWPTLNYETPDADCPINVVSSNDVPAGDNFVSLNVSPQGQATAFRIAKFAG; via the coding sequence ATGCGTGACTCCGTCTCTCCTCGCCGCGTTGTGATCACTGGTGTCGGACTAATCAGCCCGCTGGGCAATCAAGTCGAAGCGGTGTGGGAAGCATTGCGCGACCGCAAGAGCGGCGTCGACCTGCTGCAAGCCCTCCCCAGCGATGCGATGTCGATCAGTTGTGGCGCCGAGGCGCGCGACTTCACCGGCAGCATCAGCGAATTTGGTCCGTTGGACAAACAGCTCCAACGCGCGATCAAAAAGGGACTGAAGCTGATGTGCCGCGAGATTGAGATGGGCGTCGCAGCAGCTCAATTGGCGCTGCACGATTCGGGACTCTCGTCCGACGTTCGCGACCCCGACCGCACCGGCGTCCTCTATGGCAGCGACTATATTATGACGCTGCCCGAAGAATTCGCCGCCGGGATTCGCAAGTGCCAGGATGCCGAAGGACGCTTCCAATTCGAACGCTGGAGCGAACTGGGGCTGCCCGAAGTCAATCCGCTGTGGCTGTTGAAGTATCTGCCGAACATGCCCGCCAGTCACATCGCGATCTACAACGATCTGCGCGGTGCCAACAATTCACTCACCTTGCGCGAAGCCTCTCCCGGAGCGGCGATCGGCGAAGCTGTCTCGACAATCTCCCGCGGGATCGTCGACGCGATGGTCGTTGGAGCGACCGGCACACGGATCAATCCCTTCCGCACGCTGCACGTGGTGATGCAAGAAGTTCTGGCCGGCGGAAGTGAAAACCCGGCGGGACTGAGTCGCCCGTTCGACAAAGACCGCACCGGTTCGGTGCTGGGCGAAGGAGCGGGTGCGTTCATCCTGGAAGAACTGGAATTCGCGAAAGCTCGCGGCGCCGAGATCCTTGGCGAAGTCGTCGGCTTCGGCTCCGGGACCGCTGGCGCCACTGCGGGGCCTCAGTTCATCCAAACCGCGATGGCCAACGCGTTGCGTGGTGCGATGCGGAACAGCGACACAAGCGTCGGTCACGTCAACGCCCACGGCATTGGCACCCCCGACGGCGACATCCAGGAAGCTGCTGCGATCGTCGAAGTTCTGGGCCCCGACACGCCGCCAGTCGTTGCCGCCAAGGGCAACTTCGGCAACCTCGGTGCCGGCGGCGGAATGGTCGAAGCGATCGCCAGCATCCAAGCCCTTTCCGAGGGTTCGCTGTGGCCGACGCTGAACTACGAGACCCCCGACGCCGACTGCCCTATCAACGTCGTCAGCTCCAACGACGTCCCGGCCGGCGATAACTTCGTCAGCTTGAACGTCTCGCCTCAAGGCCAAGCGACGGCGTTCCGAATCGCGAAATTTGCCGGCTAA
- a CDS encoding Rpn family recombination-promoting nuclease/putative transposase, which yields MALGISPLVDFAFKMIFGSPESAQALIGLLNAVLDRDSPITEVEILNPFNYQEFADAKQIVLDVRARDDLGRSVNVEMQVARASGLLQRMTYYACSLYTDQLERGNEYWTLRPAISICFLNDWLFRDTAQQHHRFEQTDRASGRRLPAGIEVHTIELPKYNLVTETISRASRIEQWVFFLLRADRYSAAELQAMLPGLEFHAAISVVERIASKTEDRVMYDQREKAIRDQQWLLSSARQEGEQAGVLAGQIQLLQRLLQQPEQPLEELLQLPTEKLTAQHTDLQSQARLRNT from the coding sequence ATGGCTCTGGGGATCAGTCCTTTAGTCGACTTTGCTTTCAAAATGATCTTTGGCAGTCCCGAGAGTGCTCAGGCGCTGATCGGACTGCTCAATGCAGTGCTCGACCGCGACTCGCCGATCACCGAAGTCGAGATCCTCAACCCGTTCAACTACCAAGAATTCGCCGATGCCAAACAGATCGTCTTGGATGTCAGAGCACGCGATGACCTGGGGCGGTCGGTGAACGTGGAAATGCAGGTGGCGCGAGCCAGCGGCCTGCTGCAACGAATGACCTACTATGCCTGTTCGCTATACACCGACCAACTGGAACGAGGCAACGAATACTGGACGCTCCGTCCCGCAATCTCGATCTGCTTTTTGAATGACTGGCTATTTCGCGACACGGCCCAGCAGCATCACCGCTTTGAACAGACCGACAGGGCCAGCGGTCGTCGATTACCCGCCGGGATCGAAGTACACACGATTGAGCTGCCGAAGTATAATTTAGTAACCGAAACAATCAGCCGAGCCAGTCGGATCGAACAATGGGTTTTCTTCCTATTACGGGCCGACCGGTACTCCGCAGCGGAATTGCAGGCGATGCTTCCTGGTCTCGAATTCCATGCAGCGATTTCTGTTGTTGAACGGATCGCATCCAAAACCGAGGACCGCGTCATGTACGACCAACGAGAAAAAGCGATTCGAGACCAGCAATGGCTGCTCAGCTCCGCACGCCAGGAAGGCGAACAAGCGGGCGTGCTCGCCGGTCAAATCCAGCTGCTCCAGCGATTGTTGCAACAGCCCGAACAGCCATTGGAAGAACTGCTGCAATTGCCCACCGAAAAACTGACGGCACAACATACCGATCTCCAATCGCAAGCTCGCCTCCGCAACACCTGA